The following are from one region of the Phycisphaeraceae bacterium genome:
- a CDS encoding ABC transporter permease subunit, whose protein sequence is MFGQILAIARNTLVESIRQPVFFILVLACAVFQAGNNFFSAYSMGFSDSAEVSGDNKMLLDVGLSTVLVCATLLAAFLATSVVSREIEDKTALTVISKPVGRPVFVLGKYLGIAGAIVVGTVLMLLFFLFAIERGVMSATYDDLNVPAIVLVLSAVGLSIGVAVWGNYFYGWVFSSTACLLMLPLLLIAYLIALSVDVHWQPHALREDFKPQITIASFAVLLSMLVLTAVAVAASTRLGQVMTIVVCLGVFLFSLLSNHLVGRRAFDNPVVGRIVEVEPLADANRDFSDARDRWRISLAAEPGVTLARNGPLYYGADPGGIEMAVPRFRPFAGDLANENQVRDPETGPALAIESVRDYRDITVVNVGGLDVRRAPQPDDYVFTRPTKVSWPSRIAWSVIPNIQFFWLVDAVTQNHPITARYLALATGYALSHVMALLALSVLLFQNRDIS, encoded by the coding sequence ATGTTCGGACAGATCCTCGCCATCGCGCGGAACACGCTGGTCGAGAGCATCCGCCAGCCGGTCTTCTTTATCCTCGTGCTCGCCTGCGCCGTCTTCCAGGCCGGCAACAACTTCTTCTCCGCCTATTCCATGGGCTTCTCCGACAGCGCCGAGGTCTCGGGCGACAACAAGATGCTCCTCGATGTCGGGCTCTCGACCGTCCTGGTCTGCGCTACCCTGCTGGCCGCCTTCCTCGCGACCTCCGTCGTCTCGCGCGAGATCGAGGACAAGACCGCCCTCACCGTCATCAGCAAGCCCGTCGGGCGCCCGGTCTTCGTGCTGGGCAAGTACCTCGGCATCGCCGGCGCGATCGTCGTCGGGACGGTGCTCATGCTCCTGTTCTTCCTCTTCGCGATCGAGCGAGGGGTCATGAGCGCCACCTACGACGACCTGAACGTCCCGGCGATCGTCCTGGTCCTCTCGGCCGTCGGCCTGTCCATCGGCGTCGCGGTCTGGGGCAACTACTTCTACGGGTGGGTGTTCTCCTCGACCGCCTGCCTGCTGATGCTCCCCCTGCTGCTGATCGCGTACCTGATCGCGCTCTCGGTGGATGTGCACTGGCAGCCCCACGCCCTGCGCGAGGATTTCAAGCCCCAGATCACCATCGCCTCCTTCGCCGTGCTGCTGTCGATGCTCGTGCTGACCGCCGTCGCCGTCGCCGCCAGCACCCGGCTCGGGCAGGTCATGACGATCGTCGTCTGCCTGGGCGTGTTCCTGTTCAGTCTGCTGAGCAACCACCTCGTGGGCCGGCGCGCCTTCGACAACCCTGTCGTGGGCCGCATCGTCGAGGTCGAGCCGCTCGCCGACGCCAACCGTGACTTCTCCGACGCGCGCGACCGCTGGAGGATCTCCCTCGCCGCCGAGCCCGGCGTCACCCTCGCGCGCAACGGGCCCCTGTACTACGGCGCCGACCCCGGCGGCATCGAGATGGCGGTCCCGCGCTTCCGCCCCTTCGCCGGCGACCTCGCCAACGAGAACCAGGTCCGCGACCCCGAGACCGGCCCGGCCCTCGCCATCGAGTCCGTCCGAGACTATCGCGACATCACGGTCGTCAATGTCGGAGGCCTCGACGTCCGGCGCGCCCCCCAGCCCGACGACTATGTCTTCACCCGCCCGACGAAGGTCAGCTGGCCCTCGCGGATCGCCTGGTCCGTCATCCCGAACATCCAGTTCTTCTGGCTCGTCGACGCGGTGACGCAGAACCACCCCATCACGGCGCGATACCTCGCGCTCGCGACCGGCTATGCCCTGAGCCATGTCATGGCCCTGCTCGCCCTGTCGGTCCTGCTCTTCCAGAACCGCGACATCAGCTGA
- the pheS gene encoding phenylalanine--tRNA ligase subunit alpha translates to MLETLNTIEREGLASLASAHDAEALEKWRIEFLGTKGRVKLAAGGLKDVPPGEKPAVGKRLNEVTKALQEAFDAKKGGVGEAKKPSGPLLDLTEPGVAPGVGRRHILTRTIEDLCDVFGRMGFEVAEGFELEDDDHNFAKLNIPADHPARDPIDNFYVDDPRTTEGPRMLRSQTSTVQIRVMESVKPPIKIVAPGRVYRPDTVDATHSFMFHQIEGLYVDRKVTLADLKTTLFQFARSYFGEDAEIRLVPSYFPFTEPSAEFYMKIRLRPDEPARWIELGGCGMVDPAVFELVGYDPEEWTGFAFGFGIERIAMGKYGIPDIRLLYENDLRFLKQI, encoded by the coding sequence ATGCTTGAAACCCTGAACACGATCGAACGGGAGGGGCTCGCGTCCCTCGCCAGCGCGCACGATGCGGAGGCGCTGGAGAAGTGGCGCATCGAGTTCCTCGGGACGAAGGGGCGGGTCAAGCTGGCCGCCGGCGGGCTGAAGGACGTGCCCCCCGGCGAGAAGCCGGCGGTTGGCAAGCGCCTCAACGAGGTGACGAAGGCGCTGCAGGAAGCGTTCGACGCGAAGAAGGGCGGCGTCGGTGAAGCGAAGAAGCCGAGCGGCCCGCTGCTGGACCTGACCGAGCCGGGCGTCGCGCCGGGCGTGGGTCGCCGGCACATCCTGACGCGCACGATCGAGGACCTGTGCGACGTGTTCGGGCGGATGGGGTTCGAGGTCGCTGAGGGGTTCGAGCTCGAGGACGACGACCACAACTTCGCGAAGCTGAACATCCCGGCGGACCACCCGGCGCGCGACCCGATCGATAACTTCTATGTGGACGATCCGCGCACGACCGAGGGTCCGCGGATGCTGCGCTCGCAGACGAGCACCGTGCAGATCCGCGTGATGGAGTCGGTGAAGCCCCCGATCAAGATCGTCGCGCCGGGGCGCGTGTACCGGCCCGACACGGTCGACGCGACGCACTCGTTCATGTTCCACCAGATCGAAGGGCTGTACGTCGACCGGAAGGTGACGCTGGCGGACCTGAAGACCACGCTCTTCCAGTTCGCCCGCTCGTACTTCGGCGAGGACGCCGAGATCCGGCTCGTGCCCTCGTACTTCCCCTTCACCGAGCCCAGCGCCGAGTTCTATATGAAGATCCGGCTGCGCCCCGACGAGCCGGCCCGGTGGATCGAGCTGGGGGGCTGCGGCATGGTCGACCCGGCGGTCTTTGAGTTGGTGGGGTACGACCCCGAGGAATGGACCGGCTTCGCGTTCGGCTTCGGGATCGAACGCATCGCGATGGGCAAGTACGGCATCCCCGATATCCGGCTGCTGTATGAGAATGACCTGCGGTTCCTGAAGCAGATCTGA
- a CDS encoding NAD(P)-dependent alcohol dehydrogenase, which translates to MPRAFASMKPGAPLQPFEFEFGPLGHDEVEIAVETCGICHSDISMLDNEWGMSAYPLVAGHEVVGKVVATGDLVTHLRKGDRVGLGWHSRSCSTCRQCMSGDHNLCAKGEGTIVQRHGGFAERVRAQASFAVKIPEGVNPGSAGPLFCGGITVFNPIVQFGVKPTHRVGVVGIGGLGHLALRFLNKWGCEVTAFTTSDAKTAEAKGLGAHRVVNTRDRAQLDKVAGSFDFIMSTVNVPLDWEAYINALSPRGRLHVVGAVLEPIPVNAFGLIMAQRSISGSPVGAPATIADMLDFCARHSIEPVTETFPFSKINDAMTHLREGKARYRVVLANDWS; encoded by the coding sequence ATGCCCCGTGCCTTCGCCTCCATGAAACCCGGCGCCCCCCTCCAGCCCTTCGAGTTCGAGTTCGGACCGCTCGGGCACGACGAGGTCGAGATCGCGGTCGAAACCTGCGGCATCTGCCACTCCGACATCTCCATGCTCGACAACGAGTGGGGCATGAGCGCCTACCCCCTCGTCGCAGGGCACGAGGTCGTCGGCAAGGTCGTCGCCACGGGCGACCTCGTCACGCACCTCCGGAAGGGCGATCGCGTCGGCCTGGGCTGGCACTCGCGTTCGTGCTCCACCTGTCGCCAGTGCATGTCGGGCGACCACAACCTCTGCGCCAAGGGCGAGGGCACCATCGTGCAGCGCCACGGCGGGTTCGCCGAACGCGTGCGCGCTCAGGCGTCGTTCGCCGTCAAGATCCCCGAGGGTGTGAACCCCGGGAGCGCCGGGCCCCTCTTCTGCGGCGGGATCACCGTCTTCAACCCGATCGTCCAGTTCGGCGTCAAGCCGACCCATCGCGTGGGCGTCGTGGGCATCGGCGGGCTCGGGCACCTGGCGCTGCGCTTCCTCAACAAGTGGGGCTGCGAGGTCACCGCCTTCACCACCAGCGACGCCAAGACCGCCGAGGCGAAGGGGCTCGGCGCGCACCGCGTCGTGAACACGCGCGACCGCGCGCAGCTCGACAAGGTCGCCGGCTCGTTCGATTTCATCATGAGCACCGTGAATGTCCCGCTCGACTGGGAGGCGTACATCAACGCGCTTTCGCCCCGGGGACGCCTGCACGTCGTGGGCGCGGTGCTCGAGCCTATCCCCGTGAACGCGTTCGGACTCATCATGGCGCAGCGCTCCATCTCGGGCTCGCCGGTCGGCGCCCCGGCGACGATCGCCGACATGCTCGACTTCTGCGCCCGCCACTCGATCGAGCCGGTGACCGAGACCTTCCCCTTCTCCAAAATCAACGACGCGATGACCCACCTGCGCGAGGGCAAGGCGCGCTATCGCGTCGTGCTCGCCAACGACTGGTCGTGA
- a CDS encoding DUF4397 domain-containing protein, whose product MKRVFVSSTLLLAMVAGASSAANLRVVHGSPDAPAVDILVNGATGPAPLTNFSFGDITPYVSIPAGVYDIGVAPTGTTNSVFDLNGFAIPAAGDFTVVALNRLANFDVQLLTDDNTLDPNNARVRFFHGALDAPEVDIVAVDSGGNAIATLATLNYRDVSGYASVAAGVYDIEVRLAGTTTTVLAINDLALNANTVYSAFALGLVNPGSTEPGFGVFLSVDAVPAPGAGVLFGAASLLALRRRRVG is encoded by the coding sequence ATGAAGAGAGTATTTGTTTCCTCGACCCTTCTGCTCGCGATGGTCGCGGGCGCATCGAGCGCGGCGAACCTGCGCGTGGTCCACGGCTCGCCGGACGCGCCGGCGGTCGACATCCTCGTGAACGGCGCGACAGGCCCTGCGCCGCTCACGAACTTCTCGTTCGGCGACATCACGCCCTACGTCAGCATCCCGGCCGGTGTCTACGACATCGGCGTCGCGCCCACCGGCACGACGAACTCGGTGTTCGACCTCAACGGTTTCGCGATCCCGGCGGCGGGCGACTTCACGGTCGTCGCGCTCAACCGGCTCGCGAACTTTGATGTGCAGCTCCTCACCGATGACAACACCCTCGACCCCAACAACGCGCGCGTGCGCTTCTTCCACGGCGCGCTGGACGCCCCCGAGGTCGACATCGTGGCCGTCGACTCCGGCGGCAACGCGATCGCGACCCTCGCGACGCTGAACTACCGCGATGTCAGCGGCTACGCGTCGGTCGCGGCGGGCGTGTACGACATCGAGGTGCGCCTCGCCGGCACGACGACGACGGTGCTCGCGATCAACGACCTGGCGCTCAACGCGAACACGGTGTACTCCGCGTTCGCGCTCGGCCTCGTCAATCCCGGCTCGACGGAGCCCGGGTTCGGCGTGTTCCTGAGCGTCGACGCGGTGCCCGCGCCCGGCGCGGGCGTGCTGTTCGGCGCCGCGTCGCTGCTGGCCCTCAGGCGCCGGCGAGTCGGCTGA